One segment of Streptomyces sp. TG1A-8 DNA contains the following:
- a CDS encoding DUF4265 domain-containing protein: MSSETSSTPSGGESVPASKPERLYRVAFDLPDEIAGWARASAERLWTGKTSVQMEVQVRNTPFYVKGIAFGDIVRVRADHERREFVFEEFVSEAGHSTVRVIIKDDDARDMIDAMLRSFECSWEIDTTGYLWAIDVPPHVDYASMRVALLRVADEGKIGIEEGALARAHRDGLGLPESDR; encoded by the coding sequence ATGAGCTCAGAGACTTCCTCGACCCCTAGCGGCGGTGAGTCGGTGCCGGCGAGTAAGCCCGAGAGGCTGTACAGGGTAGCCTTCGACCTCCCTGACGAGATTGCCGGTTGGGCCCGCGCCTCTGCGGAACGTCTCTGGACTGGGAAGACCTCCGTACAGATGGAGGTCCAAGTTCGGAACACTCCCTTCTACGTGAAGGGAATCGCCTTCGGGGACATTGTGCGAGTCAGAGCTGATCACGAGCGAAGAGAGTTCGTGTTCGAGGAGTTCGTGTCGGAGGCCGGGCATTCGACGGTCCGCGTCATCATCAAGGATGACGACGCGAGGGACATGATTGACGCCATGCTCCGCAGCTTTGAGTGTTCCTGGGAGATCGATACGACGGGGTACTTGTGGGCAATCGATGTGCCGCCGCACGTTGATTATGCGTCCATGAGAGTTGCTCTCCTTCGTGTTGCCGATGAAGGCAAAATCGGCATCGAAGAGGGTGCTCTAGCGAGGGCCCATCGCGATGGGCTCGGATTGCCAGAGTCTGACCGTTAA
- a CDS encoding helix-turn-helix domain-containing protein, producing the protein MNAQEPAPTRQGPSTPEELLTVPQVMARLQLGRSAVYDLLRSGQLASITLGRARRIPARALTDFIRVRLEQEAA; encoded by the coding sequence ATGAACGCGCAGGAACCCGCCCCGACCCGGCAGGGGCCGAGCACGCCGGAAGAACTGCTGACGGTTCCCCAGGTCATGGCCCGCCTTCAGCTCGGCCGCTCCGCCGTCTACGACCTGCTCCGCAGCGGCCAGCTCGCCTCGATCACCCTCGGCCGTGCCCGCCGCATCCCCGCCCGCGCGCTCACCGACTTCATCCGTGTCCGTCTCGAACAGGAAGCCGCCTGA
- a CDS encoding site-specific integrase, whose amino-acid sequence MTTPRSSSFRRTRSRANGDGTVYQRKDGRWEAAGYVLAPGNTRKRVRVYGTTRKDALAKLTEKIAASDLGLPVAAADSTVSTYLTYWLNSVAIHQVRENTHTRYAACVRLHLNPGLGAKKLARLTARDVRTFLDRLRVACQCCTQERDTDRRSCCAIGQCCSKRLSPLTVTYVHSVLKSALEHAVREDDLPRNVARNVKTPAPRPRRFKPFTASEARQFLHAASSDRLHALYELALRTGLRKGELLGLHWDDLDLNTGTAAIHRSLQRTRTGGLTVLHTKTRASERRIVLPTECVNSLKTHRERQEEARRAAGTSWSDNGLVFTTTTTGSPLEPANLTRSFSRLLNGAGLRRIRFHDLRHSTATLLLEQGVDLVVIKELLGHAHIGVTAGVYAHVRLRLQRQAIDTLGNALRSTDGDHDDPPATAVVR is encoded by the coding sequence ATGACCACGCCGCGCTCCTCCTCATTCCGCCGCACCCGCTCCCGCGCCAACGGCGACGGAACCGTCTATCAGCGCAAGGACGGCCGCTGGGAAGCCGCCGGGTACGTCCTCGCCCCCGGCAACACCCGCAAGCGCGTCCGCGTCTACGGCACCACCCGCAAGGATGCCCTCGCCAAGCTCACCGAGAAGATCGCCGCCAGCGACCTTGGCTTGCCCGTCGCGGCGGCCGACAGCACCGTCAGCACGTACCTGACGTACTGGCTGAACAGTGTCGCCATCCACCAGGTGCGGGAGAACACCCACACCCGCTACGCCGCCTGCGTCCGCCTCCATCTCAACCCCGGGCTCGGGGCAAAGAAGCTCGCCCGACTCACTGCCCGCGACGTCCGTACCTTCCTCGACCGCCTTCGCGTCGCTTGCCAGTGCTGCACCCAGGAACGCGACACCGACCGGCGCTCCTGCTGCGCCATCGGCCAGTGCTGCAGTAAGCGGCTCTCCCCGCTGACCGTGACCTACGTCCACTCGGTCCTCAAGTCCGCCCTGGAACACGCCGTCCGCGAAGACGACCTTCCCCGTAACGTCGCCCGAAATGTCAAGACCCCGGCGCCCCGCCCCCGGCGCTTCAAGCCGTTCACCGCGAGCGAGGCCCGGCAGTTCCTCCACGCAGCCAGCAGCGACCGGCTCCACGCCCTGTACGAACTCGCCCTGCGCACCGGGCTCCGCAAGGGCGAACTCCTCGGGCTGCACTGGGACGACCTCGACCTCAACACGGGAACCGCCGCCATCCACCGTTCCCTCCAGCGCACCCGCACCGGCGGCCTGACCGTCCTGCACACCAAGACCCGCGCCTCCGAACGTCGCATCGTCCTCCCCACCGAATGCGTCAACTCGCTGAAGACTCACCGGGAACGGCAGGAGGAAGCACGCCGGGCCGCGGGCACAAGCTGGTCGGACAACGGCCTCGTGTTCACCACCACCACCACCGGCAGCCCTCTCGAACCCGCGAACCTCACCCGCAGCTTCAGCCGACTCCTCAACGGCGCAGGACTTCGCCGCATCCGGTTTCACGACCTACGGCACTCGACCGCCACCCTGCTTCTGGAACAGGGCGTCGACCTCGTCGTGATCAAGGAACTCCTGGGGCACGCCCACATCGGCGTCACCGCCGGCGTCTACGCCCACGTAAGGCTCCGCCTCCAACGCCAGGCCATCGACACCCTCGGCAACGCCCTCAGGTCGACCGATGGCGACCACGACGACCCACCCGCCACAGCCGTCGTCCGCTGA
- a CDS encoding replication initiator, whose protein sequence is MVTLDLRHVASPAVRDLLHLVNHPDFDRAQQQIEHLGGCTEPVRLTGHTTTVDTMTGEVLRSYTTSDEPTGSLLTTCGNRRSSRCPACSRLYAADTYHLIRAGLSGGKTVPDSVRTHPRVFVTLTPPSFGPVHNRPTTPGGDIRPCRCRKLHEPTDALLGTPLNPQTYDYAGAVLFNAHAGALWARFTTYLRRELAARLGMTQKAAHAVLRVSFAKVAEYQQRGLVHFHAVIRLDGPDGTSQPPPPYATVAVLSDAVRAAASRVRVRVESDAVGERELSWGEQLDVREIAAFGTDTEFSDQAVAAYVAKYATKSADASGALDRALFCRPCQGRGATLLPQGTPLPCTACDGTGQARPLPRLGVARHVRQMIRTCWELGRLPEFADLKLWKWAHMLGFRGHFSTKSRAYSTTLGALRAARRAWRTEQARAHAGLPEPDPDTTLVVGHWAYQGSGYSPGAALLAAHVWHRRELERRFIAEGGCE, encoded by the coding sequence ATGGTCACCCTGGACCTGCGCCACGTGGCAAGCCCCGCCGTGCGGGACCTGCTCCACCTCGTCAACCACCCCGACTTCGACCGCGCACAGCAGCAGATCGAACACCTCGGCGGCTGCACCGAACCCGTACGCCTGACCGGCCACACCACCACCGTCGACACCATGACCGGTGAGGTGCTGCGCTCCTACACCACCTCCGACGAACCCACCGGCAGCCTGCTCACCACCTGCGGCAACCGCCGCTCCTCCCGCTGCCCCGCCTGCTCCCGCCTCTACGCCGCTGACACCTACCACCTCATCCGCGCCGGCCTCTCGGGCGGCAAGACCGTCCCCGACAGCGTCCGCACCCACCCCCGGGTCTTCGTCACTCTCACCCCGCCGTCCTTCGGCCCCGTCCACAACCGCCCCACCACCCCCGGCGGCGACATCCGGCCCTGCCGCTGCCGCAAGCTCCACGAGCCCACGGACGCCCTGCTCGGGACGCCGCTGAACCCGCAGACGTACGACTACGCGGGCGCGGTCCTCTTCAACGCCCACGCCGGAGCCCTGTGGGCCCGCTTCACCACCTACCTGCGCCGGGAGCTCGCCGCCCGGCTCGGCATGACCCAGAAGGCCGCCCACGCGGTGCTGCGGGTCTCTTTCGCCAAGGTCGCCGAGTACCAGCAGCGCGGCCTGGTCCACTTCCACGCCGTCATCCGACTCGACGGCCCGGACGGCACCAGTCAGCCCCCGCCGCCGTACGCCACCGTCGCCGTGCTCTCGGACGCCGTCCGCGCCGCCGCCTCGCGGGTCCGCGTCAGGGTCGAGTCGGACGCGGTCGGGGAACGCGAACTCTCCTGGGGCGAACAGCTCGACGTGCGCGAGATCGCCGCCTTCGGCACCGACACCGAATTCAGCGATCAGGCCGTGGCCGCCTACGTGGCGAAGTACGCCACCAAGTCCGCCGACGCCTCCGGCGCCCTCGACCGCGCCCTGTTCTGCCGCCCCTGCCAGGGACGCGGCGCCACCCTCCTGCCCCAGGGAACCCCGCTCCCCTGCACCGCGTGCGACGGTACCGGACAGGCCCGGCCCCTGCCCCGCCTCGGCGTCGCCCGGCACGTGCGGCAGATGATCCGCACCTGCTGGGAGCTGGGCAGGCTGCCGGAGTTCGCCGACCTCAAGCTCTGGAAGTGGGCTCACATGCTCGGCTTCCGGGGCCACTTCTCCACCAAGTCCCGCGCCTACTCCACCACCCTCGGCGCGCTGCGCGCCGCCCGCCGCGCCTGGCGCACCGAACAGGCCCGCGCCCACGCCGGCCTGCCCGAGCCGGACCCGGACACCACCCTCGTCGTCGGCCACTGGGCCTACCAGGGCTCGGGCTACAGCCCCGGCGCTGCCCTCCTCGCCGCCCACGTCTGGCACCGCAGGGAACTGGAACGCCGGTTCATCGCCGAAGGGGGCTGCGAATGA
- a CDS encoding RHS repeat-associated core domain-containing protein: MRIGRVSGLWVAAITALGLLAGLLAPQAAFAAGHRPDHLVKVEKEHSVPVSPIRGKHARVPRMARWNPGKARAAWPAAGTADAVVPARGARAQHAGHLPVTLAAARSGHGAPSGIKLHVRMPGQKAAQKLAVRGVLLTVQPDTHTSGGSARLSLDYSAFKDAYGGDWSGRLHLVRLPACALITPDKPACRTQTPLPSTNDAKTRHVSADLTLPARATAHQAAAHPMVLAAVAGTAGGGGSYAATSLAASGQWSGGGSSGAFGYSYPITVPDVPGGLAPTVTLNYNSQSVDGRTSSTNAQSSWIGDGWDYSPGFVERSYQACSDDAANGTPKTSDECWSDTVQTLTLSLGGSSNTLVHDDKTGTWHPQDDNGEKVEIKTDTVNDDNDHEYFVVTTADGTRYYFGLNRLPGWASGNATTNSVFTTPVYGNDTDEPCHASTFAASWCQQGYRWNLDYVVDAHGNAMSYWYTPETGYYGRDNATTATPYTRGGYLAKIQYGQLADKVYDTTNAPAAAQVFFDTAERCLPDSTFDCATSKMTTANATHWPDVPVDQTCASTGTCDNHGPAFFTTKRLTGIRTQVLVGTAYQDVDAWSLTHTFPATGDTTTPSLWLSSITHTGQDGGNLDLPPVTFAGQALANRVDGLDGYQPITRYRLTAVTTESGEVIAVNYSGPQCHRKGTTVLPSSADDNTYRCYPSYWTPPGQTSPQLDWFNKFIVNSVTTQDPTAGGLPVQTSYTYVGDPAWHFNDDPLTQAKYRTWNQWRGYRTVETRTGTSPEKTTLLRQTYFRGMDGDKTSSGTRSVTLDDHAGDDPQKDSDWLAGQTFETEGFNGDGGALLSDETTDPWSSPATATQSRTKAGLDSLVARRVNTKRSRSVTTKADGTQRSTETDYAIDDATGLPTSVDDRGDTSTTKDDKCTRTWYSKDASGNTLPTPRRVQQVAVSCADTPKYPDDLISDDLTFFDNSTDNTAPPGKGDVTMVQKADSVASDGTAHYITALKTTYDSYGRELTETDADGRTTTTAYTPTTGAAPTSIKVTQPKVTGQSAGFTTTTTLDPARGLDLKTTDAAGYSTTSTYDPLGRLTAVWNPGFSTSNNPNTKYSYDLNPKTPSTVTTQTLLDNNTYRTSISLYDAMLRPRETQTATVDGGRVITDTVYDSHGWAVSSSSPYYNSGAPTGTLVDAPDNQTPSQTGTLYDGAGRVTASIAYRFASETWRTTTAYPGSDRVDVTPPEGTTPTTAFTDARGQTVKLLRYHGSTPTGGADTVTYSYDTAGHQIGQDDGQGHSWTSTYDLLGRRTSQSDPDTGSSSSIYDNAGQLQSTTDNRGKTLTYKYDEMGRKTAEYDTTGGADPSSSNELAAWTYDTLKKGKPTSSTRYVGGTSGSAYTSKILGYDSHGWAQATELVVPSSEHALAGTYIHQNHYRLTGTLSSYTDQDPATIALPEETVSYTYDAYDRPIGVGGDTNGWAYVSGLIYTEFDEPQQFTYGTSGNFTQQTLNYDDQTHRLTGSTTVTQSGRAIADQTGYDYQPSGNVTKITDKLETGQTDTQCFDYDWAQRLKAAWTATDACSATPAPGASTTVGGPSPYWQSWTYDGTGARQTQVDHDPAGDTSHDTTATYSPFPTAGKGQPAHAVAQVDKVTPADPSANTTSTYTYDDNGNVLTRTTRAGTDTFTYDDEDHLAELSSTSSVGDTKYLYDADGNLLIRRSPGATTLYTGDEELTVKKDASSADGLRYISIAGQTVATHSSDGHFTYLIPDRQGTGTLAIDSQTQAVTRRQYKPFGEQRDQTGIWSAGQRGYVGGTQDDNTGLTNLGAREYDPSIGRFLAPDPLLDTGDPQSWNAYDYADDTPVTSSDPSGLCMADQCGVGYPIGGTGTSKNNPKRYVDTGPVDPGGSNHAYCHHGSCTDGHRLGAGGGAGGGNISKKTYDPQAESQALARAKATADASAAAAKKQISGLKHHILNLVADVIGLTDAYNCFTKGDVMGCINTALTAVPWGKVFKAIKVGVEAFKVWRALDRAYTAVKDAEEAAKIANGALDAERALAETREIESAGTEAASCAVHSFLASTAVRLADGTSRPISHIKPGDTVLATDPQTGITAPETVQRVIVTHTDRDFTTLTLDTTPVRGPPHTGKHRPQTLTTTWHHPFWDAGHHRWTDAHNLTPGTELRRPDGTTVTVKTVHNFHQHKTTYDLTVDTLHTYYVLAGTTPVLVHNCNRAGLDFTDAERQKVYDANAAKNGGEYKCDYCGQTVERRASRDANGNAVKGRPDDAQIDHIEPKASGGHGGDHNGAVACRRCNRDKSTKALEDWDDELRDFLDP; encoded by the coding sequence ATGCGCATAGGCAGAGTTTCCGGCTTGTGGGTCGCCGCCATCACGGCCCTCGGCCTCCTCGCCGGTCTCCTCGCACCCCAGGCAGCCTTCGCCGCCGGACACCGGCCTGACCACCTCGTAAAGGTGGAGAAGGAACACTCGGTCCCGGTCAGCCCGATCCGGGGCAAGCACGCCCGAGTACCACGCATGGCCCGCTGGAACCCCGGCAAGGCTCGCGCGGCCTGGCCCGCGGCAGGAACCGCCGACGCGGTCGTACCCGCCCGCGGTGCCCGCGCTCAGCACGCCGGCCACCTGCCCGTAACGCTGGCGGCCGCCCGGAGCGGGCACGGCGCACCGTCGGGCATCAAGCTGCACGTGCGCATGCCCGGTCAGAAAGCCGCGCAGAAACTCGCAGTGCGCGGCGTGCTCCTCACCGTCCAGCCGGACACCCACACCTCCGGCGGCAGCGCCCGTCTCAGCCTGGACTACTCGGCGTTCAAGGACGCCTACGGCGGCGACTGGTCCGGACGCCTGCATCTCGTGCGACTGCCGGCCTGCGCACTGATTACCCCCGACAAGCCCGCCTGCCGTACCCAGACTCCGCTGCCCTCCACCAACGACGCCAAGACACGACACGTCTCCGCCGACCTCACCCTGCCGGCCCGCGCCACCGCCCACCAGGCCGCGGCCCACCCGATGGTCCTGGCGGCAGTGGCGGGGACGGCCGGCGGAGGCGGCTCCTACGCGGCGACCTCGCTGGCCGCGTCCGGCCAGTGGTCCGGCGGCGGCTCCAGCGGCGCCTTCGGCTACTCCTACCCCATCACTGTGCCCGACGTCCCCGGCGGCTTGGCTCCCACCGTCACCCTCAACTACAACTCCCAGAGCGTGGACGGGCGCACCTCCTCCACCAACGCCCAGTCCTCCTGGATCGGCGACGGCTGGGACTACTCGCCCGGCTTCGTCGAACGCAGCTACCAGGCCTGCTCCGACGACGCGGCGAACGGCACACCCAAGACCTCAGACGAGTGCTGGTCGGACACCGTCCAGACCCTCACCCTGTCCCTGGGCGGCTCTTCCAACACCCTCGTCCACGACGACAAGACCGGTACCTGGCACCCGCAGGACGACAACGGCGAAAAAGTCGAAATCAAGACCGACACGGTCAACGACGACAACGACCACGAGTACTTCGTCGTCACCACCGCCGACGGCACCCGCTACTACTTCGGCCTGAACCGGCTGCCCGGTTGGGCCTCGGGCAACGCCACCACCAACTCGGTGTTCACCACCCCCGTGTACGGCAACGACACCGACGAGCCGTGCCACGCCTCCACCTTCGCCGCCTCCTGGTGCCAGCAGGGCTACCGCTGGAACCTCGACTACGTCGTCGACGCCCATGGCAACGCCATGAGCTACTGGTACACCCCGGAGACCGGCTACTACGGTCGCGACAACGCCACCACCGCCACGCCGTACACCCGCGGCGGATACCTCGCCAAGATCCAGTACGGACAGCTCGCGGACAAGGTCTACGACACCACCAACGCTCCGGCCGCCGCACAGGTCTTCTTCGACACTGCCGAACGCTGCCTGCCCGACTCCACCTTCGACTGCGCCACCTCGAAGATGACGACGGCCAACGCCACGCACTGGCCCGACGTCCCCGTCGACCAGACCTGCGCCTCGACGGGCACCTGCGACAACCACGGTCCGGCCTTCTTCACCACCAAGCGCCTGACCGGCATCCGCACCCAGGTCCTGGTCGGCACCGCCTACCAGGATGTCGACGCCTGGTCACTGACCCACACCTTCCCCGCCACCGGCGACACCACCACTCCCTCGTTGTGGCTGTCCTCGATCACCCACACCGGCCAGGACGGCGGCAACCTCGACCTGCCCCCGGTCACGTTCGCCGGACAGGCACTCGCGAACCGAGTCGACGGCCTCGACGGCTACCAGCCGATCACCCGCTACCGGCTCACGGCCGTGACCACCGAGTCAGGCGAAGTGATCGCCGTCAACTACTCCGGCCCGCAGTGCCACCGCAAGGGCACCACGGTGCTGCCCTCCAGCGCCGACGACAACACCTACCGCTGCTACCCGTCGTACTGGACCCCGCCGGGCCAGACCTCCCCGCAGCTGGACTGGTTCAACAAATTCATCGTCAACTCGGTGACCACCCAGGACCCGACCGCCGGCGGCCTGCCCGTCCAGACCTCCTACACCTACGTCGGTGACCCGGCCTGGCACTTCAACGACGACCCGCTCACCCAGGCCAAATACCGCACCTGGAACCAGTGGCGCGGCTACCGCACGGTGGAGACGCGTACCGGCACCTCACCGGAGAAGACCACGCTGCTGCGGCAGACGTACTTCCGGGGCATGGACGGCGACAAGACCTCCTCCGGAACCCGCAGCGTCACCCTCGACGACCACGCCGGCGACGACCCCCAAAAGGACTCGGACTGGCTGGCGGGCCAGACCTTCGAAACCGAAGGTTTCAACGGGGACGGTGGCGCGCTGCTGTCCGACGAGACCACCGATCCCTGGAGCTCACCGGCCACGGCCACCCAGTCCCGTACGAAGGCAGGACTGGATAGCCTGGTCGCCCGCCGCGTCAACACCAAGCGCAGCCGCTCCGTCACCACCAAAGCGGACGGTACTCAGCGCAGCACCGAGACCGACTACGCCATCGACGACGCCACCGGCCTGCCCACCTCCGTCGACGACCGCGGCGACACCTCTACTACCAAAGACGACAAGTGCACCCGCACCTGGTACTCCAAGGACGCCTCAGGCAACACCCTGCCCACCCCGCGCAGGGTTCAGCAGGTCGCCGTCTCCTGCGCCGACACCCCGAAGTACCCGGACGACCTGATCAGCGACGACCTGACGTTCTTCGACAACTCCACCGACAACACCGCACCGCCAGGCAAGGGCGACGTGACGATGGTGCAGAAGGCCGACTCGGTCGCCAGTGACGGCACCGCCCACTACATCACCGCGCTGAAGACCACCTACGACTCCTACGGCCGTGAACTGACCGAGACGGACGCCGACGGCCGTACCACCACGACGGCGTACACCCCGACCACCGGCGCCGCACCGACCTCCATCAAGGTCACCCAGCCCAAGGTCACCGGCCAGAGCGCCGGGTTCACCACCACGACCACCCTCGACCCGGCCCGCGGACTGGACCTGAAGACCACCGACGCGGCCGGCTACTCCACCACCAGCACCTACGACCCGCTGGGCCGCCTCACCGCGGTGTGGAACCCGGGCTTCTCCACCAGCAACAATCCCAACACCAAGTACAGCTACGACCTCAACCCCAAGACACCGTCGACGGTCACCACCCAGACCCTGCTCGACAACAACACCTACCGCACCTCCATCTCCCTCTACGACGCGATGCTGCGGCCACGGGAGACACAGACAGCGACCGTCGACGGCGGCCGGGTCATCACCGACACCGTCTACGACAGCCACGGCTGGGCCGTGAGCAGCTCCAGCCCCTACTACAACAGCGGCGCCCCCACCGGCACACTGGTGGACGCCCCCGACAACCAAACGCCCTCCCAGACCGGCACCCTCTACGACGGCGCCGGACGCGTCACCGCCTCCATCGCCTACCGCTTCGCCTCGGAGACCTGGCGCACCACCACCGCCTACCCCGGCTCCGACCGCGTCGACGTCACCCCGCCCGAGGGCACCACGCCCACCACGGCCTTCACCGACGCGCGTGGTCAGACGGTCAAACTGCTTCGTTACCACGGCAGCACTCCCACCGGGGGCGCCGACACCGTCACCTACTCCTATGACACGGCCGGCCACCAGATCGGCCAGGACGATGGCCAGGGCCACTCCTGGACCAGCACATACGACCTGCTGGGCCGCCGCACCTCGCAGAGCGACCCGGACACCGGCTCCTCCAGCTCCATCTACGACAACGCAGGCCAACTGCAGTCCACCACCGACAACCGCGGCAAGACCCTCACCTACAAGTACGACGAGATGGGCCGCAAGACCGCCGAATACGACACCACCGGCGGCGCCGACCCCTCCTCGAGCAACGAGCTGGCGGCCTGGACGTACGACACCCTGAAGAAGGGCAAGCCCACCTCCTCGACCCGGTACGTGGGCGGCACCTCCGGCAGCGCCTACACCAGTAAGATCCTCGGCTACGACAGCCACGGCTGGGCGCAGGCAACAGAACTCGTCGTGCCGTCCTCCGAGCACGCCCTGGCCGGCACCTACATCCACCAGAACCACTACCGGCTCACCGGCACGCTCAGCAGCTACACCGACCAGGACCCCGCCACCATCGCGCTCCCCGAGGAGACCGTCTCCTACACCTACGACGCCTACGACCGCCCCATCGGCGTGGGCGGCGACACCAACGGCTGGGCCTACGTCAGCGGCCTGATCTACACCGAGTTCGACGAACCCCAGCAGTTCACCTACGGCACCTCGGGCAACTTCACCCAGCAGACCCTCAACTACGACGACCAGACCCACCGCCTGACCGGCTCCACCACCGTCACCCAGTCCGGCCGCGCGATCGCCGACCAGACCGGTTACGACTACCAGCCCTCCGGCAACGTCACCAAGATCACCGACAAGCTGGAGACCGGCCAGACCGACACCCAGTGCTTCGACTACGACTGGGCACAGCGCCTGAAGGCAGCCTGGACGGCCACCGACGCCTGCTCCGCCACCCCCGCGCCGGGCGCCTCCACCACCGTCGGCGGCCCTTCCCCGTACTGGCAGAGCTGGACCTACGACGGCACCGGCGCCCGCCAGACCCAGGTCGACCACGACCCCGCCGGCGACACCTCCCACGACACCACCGCCACCTACAGCCCCTTCCCGACCGCGGGCAAGGGCCAGCCGGCCCACGCCGTCGCCCAGGTGGACAAGGTCACCCCGGCAGACCCCAGCGCCAACACCACCAGCACCTACACCTACGACGACAACGGCAACGTCCTCACCCGCACCACCCGCGCGGGCACGGACACCTTCACCTACGACGACGAAGACCACCTCGCCGAACTGTCCTCCACCAGCAGTGTCGGCGACACCAAGTACCTCTACGACGCCGACGGCAACCTGCTGATCCGCCGCAGCCCCGGCGCCACCACCCTCTACACCGGTGACGAAGAGCTCACCGTCAAGAAGGACGCCTCCAGCGCCGACGGCCTGCGCTACATCTCCATCGCCGGCCAAACCGTGGCCACCCACTCCTCCGACGGCCACTTCACCTACCTGATCCCCGACCGCCAGGGCACCGGCACCCTCGCCATCGACTCCCAGACCCAGGCCGTCACCCGCCGCCAGTACAAGCCCTTCGGCGAGCAACGCGACCAGACGGGCATCTGGAGCGCAGGCCAGCGCGGCTACGTCGGCGGCACCCAGGACGACAACACCGGCCTGACCAACCTCGGCGCCCGCGAATACGACCCCTCCATCGGCCGCTTCCTCGCCCCCGACCCCCTGCTCGACACCGGCGACCCGCAGTCCTGGAACGCCTACGACTACGCCGACGACACCCCCGTCACCAGCTCCGACCCCTCCGGCCTGTGCATGGCCGACCAGTGCGGCGTCGGCTACCCCATCGGCGGCACCGGCACCAGCAAGAACAACCCCAAGCGCTACGTCGACACCGGCCCCGTCGACCCCGGCGGCTCCAACCACGCCTACTGCCACCATGGTTCCTGCACCGACGGCCACCGTCTCGGCGCGGGCGGCGGCGCGGGCGGCGGAAACATCAGCAAGAAGACCTACGACCCTCAGGCCGAATCCCAGGCCCTGGCACGGGCCAAGGCCACTGCGGACGCGTCGGCCGCCGCCGCGAAAAAGCAGATCTCCGGCCTCAAGCACCACATACTCAACCTGGTCGCCGACGTCATCGGCCTCACCGACGCCTACAACTGCTTCACCAAGGGCGACGTCATGGGCTGCATCAACACCGCCCTGACCGCCGTCCCCTGGGGGAAGGTCTTCAAGGCCATCAAGGTCGGTGTGGAGGCCTTCAAGGTCTGGCGCGCCCTCGACCGCGCCTACACCGCCGTCAAGGACGCCGAAGAAGCCGCGAAAATCGCCAACGGCGCCCTGGACGCCGAACGCGCACTCGCCGAGACCAGAGAAATCGAGAGCGCCGGCACAGAAGCCGCCAGCTGCGCCGTGCACAGCTTCCTCGCCAGCACAGCCGTCCGCCTGGCCGATGGCACTTCCAGACCGATCAGCCACATCAAGCCAGGCGACACCGTCCTCGCCACCGACCCGCAGACCGGCATCACCGCACCGGAAACGGTTCAGAGGGTCATCGTCACCCACACGGACCGCGACTTCACCACCCTCACCCTGGACACCACCCCAGTCCGCGGCCCACCCCACACCGGCAAGCACCGGCCCCAGACCCTGACGACCACCTGGCATCACCCCTTCTGGGACGCCGGCCACCACCGCTGGACCGACGCCCACAACCTCACCCCCGGCACCGAACTCCGCCGCCCCGATGGCACGACGGTCACCGTCAAGACGGTCCACAACTTCCACCAGCACAAGACGACCTACGACCTCACCGTCGACACCCTGCACACGTACTATGTGCTGGCGGGCACTACACCGGTCCTGGTTCATAACTGCAACAGAGCCGGTTTGGATTTCACTGATGCTGAGAGGCAGAAGGTTTACGACGCCAACGCCGCGAAGAATGGCGGCGAGTACAAGTGTGACTACTGTGGGCAGACGGTGGAGCGGCGCGCATCGCGAGACGCTAATGGAAACGCCGTCAAGGGGAGGCCCGACGATGCCCAGATCGACCACATAGAACCGAAGGCCAGTGGTGGGCATGGCGGCGACCACAATGGAGCGGTGGCCTGCCGTCGATGTAACAGGGATAAATCCACGAAGGCTTTGGAGGATTGGGACGATGAGCTCAGAGACTTCCTCGACCCCTAG